The following DNA comes from Janthinobacterium sp. TB1-E2.
TCACGGAAACGGCCGTTATCGCCAACCTGCCCAAGGCACAAGTGTTCATGCGCCAGCTCAAGGCCATGGGCTGCCGCTTCTCGCTCGACGACTTCGGCAGCGGCTTTTCCTCGTTCGGCTACCTGAAGGCGCTGCCCGTCGACTATCTGAAGATCGACGGCGTCTTCGTGCGCGACATCGCCAGCAACGCCATCAACCGCGCCATGGTCAAGGCCATCAATGAAGTGGGCCACGTGATGGGCTTGAAAACGGTGGCCGAATACGTGGAAGACGAAGCCACCCTGGCCGTCATCCGCGAGCTGGGCATCGACTACGCGCAAGGCTACGCCGTGGGCAGCCTGCGCCCGCTGACGGCGGGCGTGGATTAGCCACCAACGGCAACCAGTAGCTTTAAAACAATGCCGCATTGCTATTGCTAAATGCGTGCAAGCACGACCAATCTGGAGGATTTTGATCTACATCAATAAATTTGCGCAGGCGACTCCTTACACTGATCTCCATTCTTGCAATCGTGCAAGTCTTACTCACCAATTAGCTATTCAACTGATCAGGAAGCCGCGACCATGCGACAAAATTTGCCAGTGACTAACCGTGAAGTCCTCGTCCTGGACGATCAGGCCATCGTGTCGAAAACGGATATGAACGGCAATATCGTGTATGTGAATCCGTACTTCAGCCAGGTCAGCGGCTTCAGCGAGGCCGAGCTGCTCGGTTCACCCCAGAACATCGTGCGCCACCCGGACATGCCGGCCGAAGCGTTCGCCGACCTGTGGGCCTCGGTCCAGGCCGGCACGCCGTGGACGGGCCTGGTCAAGAACCGCTGCAAGAACGGCGACTTTTACTGGGTGCGCGCCAACGTCACGCCGATCCGCGAAGCGGGCAAGACCATCGGCTACATGTCCGTGCGCGTCAAGGCGGACAAAGATCAGGTGAAAGCGGCCGAGGAAGCCTATGCGGCCATCCGCAACAAGGAAGGCGGCAACATCGTCATCAAGCACGGCCAGATCGTGCGCCCGGGCCTCGCGCACCTGCTGCACAACCTGACGCACATGTCGCTCAACCTGCGCATCTGGGCCGCCACCTCCATCGTCAACTGCCTGCAGCTGCTGGTGTGCGTCATCAGCCTGTTCGCCAGCGGCGGCAAGATCACCAATTACGCCATCTTCGGCGCCACCCTGTTCGGTTTCCTGATCAACGTTTTCCTCTGGTACACCTTGCGCATGTCCGTGCTCAAGCCGCTGGGCAAGGCCCTGAACGGCGCACGGGCGATTGCCGCCGGCGACCTGTCGGGCAGTTTCGAAACGGACAGCACGGATGAAATGGGGCAATTGCTGCGCGCGCTGCAACAGATGAACAGCAACCTGATCGCCACCATCCGCGACGTGCGCATCAACGTGGAAACCATGGCCGTGGCCACCAAGCAAATTGCCGTCGGCAATATGGATTTGTCGGGCCGCACGGAATCGCAGGCGGCCAGCCTGGAAGAGACGGCTTCGAGCATCGAAGAATTCTCGTCGACCGTGAAACAGAACGCGGACAACTCCGTGCAGGCGAACGAGCTGGCCGTGGCTGCCTCGAAAGTGGCCGTGCAGGGCGGCGAGATCGTCTCCGAAGTGATCACCACCATGGACGACATCAATACCTCGTCGAAGAAAATCGTCGACATCATCGGCCTGATCGAAGGCATCGCCTTCCAGACCAACATCCTGGCCCTGAACGCGGCCGTGGAAGCGGCGCGTGCCGGCGAGCAGGGCAGGGGCTTTGCCGTCGTGGCGGGCGAAGTGCGCAACCTGGCGCAGCGCTCGTCCGTGGCGGCCAAGGACATCAAGCAACTGATTGAAATTTCCGTCGGCAAGGTGGGCGCCGGCATGCTGCAGGTGAACCGCGCCGGCGCCACCATGGAGCAGGTGGTCAGCTCCGTCAAGCAGGTGACGGCCATCATGCAGGAAATCTCGATCGCCTCGCGCGAACAGAGCATCGGCGTCGACCAGGTCAACCAGGCCATCGCCCACATGGACCAGGTGACGCAGCAGAACGCGGCCCTGGTGGAAGAAGCGGCCGCGGCGGCCACGCGCCTGGCGGAAGAAGCGGCCAGCCTGTCGCAAGCCGTGAGCCTGTTCAATTTCGGCAAGATGCCGCCACCGCGCCGCGTCGCCATGCCCGGCGGCAAGGGCGGCGCCGCGAACGCCGGCAAGCCCACCGCCATGAAACGCCTGGCCGCCTAAACCTTTCAAGACTTCATACACATCATGCCTACACTACTCAGCAGTGCTTCCGC
Coding sequences within:
- a CDS encoding methyl-accepting chemotaxis protein, with the translated sequence MRQNLPVTNREVLVLDDQAIVSKTDMNGNIVYVNPYFSQVSGFSEAELLGSPQNIVRHPDMPAEAFADLWASVQAGTPWTGLVKNRCKNGDFYWVRANVTPIREAGKTIGYMSVRVKADKDQVKAAEEAYAAIRNKEGGNIVIKHGQIVRPGLAHLLHNLTHMSLNLRIWAATSIVNCLQLLVCVISLFASGGKITNYAIFGATLFGFLINVFLWYTLRMSVLKPLGKALNGARAIAAGDLSGSFETDSTDEMGQLLRALQQMNSNLIATIRDVRINVETMAVATKQIAVGNMDLSGRTESQAASLEETASSIEEFSSTVKQNADNSVQANELAVAASKVAVQGGEIVSEVITTMDDINTSSKKIVDIIGLIEGIAFQTNILALNAAVEAARAGEQGRGFAVVAGEVRNLAQRSSVAAKDIKQLIEISVGKVGAGMLQVNRAGATMEQVVSSVKQVTAIMQEISIASREQSIGVDQVNQAIAHMDQVTQQNAALVEEAAAAATRLAEEAASLSQAVSLFNFGKMPPPRRVAMPGGKGGAANAGKPTAMKRLAA